In a single window of the Serratia quinivorans genome:
- the lpxC gene encoding UDP-3-O-[3-hydroxymyristoyl] N-acetylglucosamine deacetylase, with protein MIKQRTLKRIVQATGVGLHTGKKVTLTMRPAAANTGVIYRRTDLNPPVDFPADAKSVRDTMLCTCLVNEHDVRISTVEHLNAALAGLGIDNIVIEVDAAEIPIMDGSASPFVFLLLDAGIEELNSAKKFLRLKDTVRVEDGDKWAELSPHNGFRLDFTIDFNHPAIDASTQRYRLDFSADSFVRQISRARTFGFMRDIEYLQSRGLALGGSFDCAIVVDDYRVLNEDGLRFEDEFVRHKMLDAIGDLFMCGHNIIGAFTAYKSGHALNNKLLQAVLAKQEAWEFVTFQDEAEMPLAFKAPSTVLA; from the coding sequence ATGATCAAACAACGGACATTAAAACGTATTGTTCAGGCGACTGGTGTCGGTTTGCATACCGGCAAGAAAGTCACGCTGACAATGCGCCCCGCAGCGGCTAATACCGGGGTCATCTATCGTCGCACTGACTTGAATCCCCCGGTTGATTTTCCGGCTGATGCAAAATCCGTGCGTGATACCATGCTCTGCACCTGCCTGGTGAACGAGCATGACGTGCGTATTTCTACCGTTGAGCATCTTAATGCCGCGCTGGCTGGTTTGGGTATCGACAACATCGTTATCGAAGTTGACGCCGCCGAAATTCCTATCATGGACGGCAGTGCCAGCCCGTTCGTCTTCCTGTTGCTGGATGCCGGCATTGAAGAACTGAACTCTGCGAAGAAATTCCTGCGTCTGAAAGACACCGTGCGTGTTGAAGATGGCGACAAGTGGGCCGAGCTGTCCCCGCATAACGGGTTCCGCCTGGACTTCACCATCGACTTCAACCACCCGGCTATCGATGCCAGTACGCAACGCTACCGCCTTGATTTTTCTGCCGACTCGTTCGTGCGTCAAATCAGCCGTGCGCGCACCTTCGGTTTTATGCGTGACATCGAGTATTTACAGTCACGTGGCCTGGCCCTGGGTGGCAGCTTTGACTGCGCTATCGTGGTGGATGATTACCGCGTTCTGAACGAAGACGGCCTGCGCTTTGAAGACGAATTCGTACGCCACAAAATGCTGGACGCCATCGGCGACCTGTTCATGTGCGGCCATAACATCATTGGCGCGTTCACCGCGTACAAGTCTGGTCATGCGCTGAACAACAAACTGTTGCAAGCGGTTCTGGCGAAACAGGAAGCGTGGGAATTTGTCACCTTCCAGGACGAAGCCGAAATGCCTTTGGCATTCAAAGCCCCGTCCACCGTATTGGCATAA
- the ddl gene encoding D-alanine--D-alanine ligase, with protein sequence MADKVAVLLGGTSAEREVSLQSGAAVLAGLREAGIDAHGIDIRDFPVTQLKEHGFTKVFIALHGRGGEDGTLQGMLEFLELPYTGSGVMASALTMDKWRTKMVWQSMGLPVAPYVALNRKQYAGAEKATLIARVEALGLPLIVKPSREGSSVGMSKVTERDALEAALEEGFRHDDDVLVEKWLSGPEYTVAMLGDQVLPSIRIQPAGVFYDYQAKYISDDTQYFCPSGLGAQQEAEMAALALRAYRGLDCSGWGRVDVMQDSDGSFYLLEVNTSPGMTSHSLVPMAARQSGLSFSQLVARILELAD encoded by the coding sequence ATGGCCGATAAAGTTGCCGTACTGCTGGGTGGCACCTCTGCTGAACGTGAAGTGTCATTGCAATCCGGCGCCGCCGTGCTGGCCGGGCTGCGTGAAGCCGGTATCGATGCCCACGGCATTGATATCCGTGACTTCCCGGTAACCCAACTGAAAGAACACGGGTTTACCAAAGTCTTTATCGCGCTGCACGGTCGCGGCGGCGAAGACGGCACCCTGCAAGGGATGCTGGAGTTCCTCGAGCTGCCTTATACCGGCAGCGGTGTGATGGCTTCGGCGCTGACCATGGACAAATGGCGCACCAAAATGGTGTGGCAGTCGATGGGCTTGCCGGTGGCACCTTATGTCGCGCTGAACCGCAAGCAGTATGCCGGTGCCGAGAAAGCGACGCTGATTGCCCGCGTGGAGGCCCTGGGCCTGCCGCTGATCGTCAAGCCGAGCCGTGAAGGTTCCAGCGTCGGCATGAGCAAAGTCACCGAGCGTGACGCGCTCGAAGCGGCGTTGGAAGAAGGTTTCCGCCATGACGACGACGTGCTGGTCGAAAAGTGGCTGAGCGGCCCGGAATACACGGTAGCGATGTTGGGCGACCAGGTATTGCCTTCGATCCGCATTCAACCGGCCGGCGTGTTTTACGACTATCAGGCCAAGTACATTTCGGACGATACCCAGTATTTCTGTCCGAGTGGCCTGGGTGCGCAGCAGGAAGCCGAAATGGCTGCCCTGGCGTTACGCGCCTACCGTGGGCTGGACTGCAGCGGCTGGGGCCGCGTGGATGTGATGCAGGATAGCGATGGCAGCTTCTATCTGCTTGAGGTGAATACCTCGCCGGGCATGACCAGTCATAGCCTGGTGCCGATGGCAGCTCGCCAGTCTGGTTTAAGCTTCTCGCAGCTGGTAGCGAGAATTTTGGAGTTGGCCGACTGA
- the ftsW gene encoding Cell division protein FtsW — MRLRLPNFGLTELFKNWVAGSRDNDSVNMVLYDRTLLWLTFGLAIIGFVMVTSASMPIGQRLADDPFLFAKRDALYLALAFGLSMVTLRIPMEVWQRYSNIMLLMSIVMLLIVLVVGSSVNGASRWISLGPLRIQPAELSKLSLFCYLASYLVRKVEEVRTNFWGFCKPMGVMVVLAVLLLAQPDLGTVVVLFITTLAMLFLAGAKMWQFLAIIGSGAFAVVLLIIAEPYRMRRVTSFWNPWADPFGSGYQLTQSLMAFGRGEFWGQGLGNSVQKLEYLPEAHTDFIFSILGEELGYIGVVFALLMVFCVAFRAMSIGRRALELDQRFSGFLACSIGVWFSFQALVNVGAAAGMLPTKGLTLPLISYGGSSLLIMSTAIVLLLRIDYETRLAKAQAFVKR, encoded by the coding sequence ATGAGACTACGCTTGCCGAACTTCGGGCTGACCGAACTGTTTAAAAACTGGGTCGCGGGATCGCGTGATAACGACTCGGTCAATATGGTGTTGTACGATCGCACCTTACTGTGGCTGACCTTTGGGTTGGCCATTATCGGTTTTGTGATGGTGACCTCGGCATCGATGCCGATCGGTCAGCGTCTGGCGGACGATCCTTTCCTGTTCGCCAAGCGTGATGCGCTCTACCTCGCCTTGGCGTTCGGCCTGTCGATGGTGACGCTGCGCATTCCGATGGAAGTCTGGCAGCGCTACAGCAACATCATGCTGCTGATGTCGATTGTGATGCTGTTGATCGTATTGGTGGTCGGCAGCTCGGTAAACGGGGCATCACGCTGGATCTCGCTGGGGCCGCTGCGTATTCAGCCGGCAGAGCTGTCCAAGCTGTCGCTGTTCTGTTACCTGGCGAGTTATCTGGTGCGCAAGGTAGAAGAAGTGCGTACCAACTTTTGGGGCTTCTGCAAGCCGATGGGCGTGATGGTGGTGCTGGCGGTATTGCTGCTGGCCCAGCCGGATCTGGGTACCGTGGTCGTGCTGTTCATTACCACGCTGGCGATGCTGTTCCTGGCCGGTGCCAAAATGTGGCAGTTCCTGGCGATTATCGGCTCCGGAGCTTTCGCGGTGGTGCTGTTGATCATTGCCGAACCTTACCGTATGCGCCGCGTGACGTCGTTCTGGAATCCATGGGCCGATCCGTTCGGCAGCGGCTACCAGTTGACCCAGTCGCTGATGGCCTTTGGACGCGGTGAGTTCTGGGGACAGGGGTTGGGGAACTCGGTACAGAAACTCGAGTATTTACCGGAAGCGCACACCGACTTTATCTTCTCGATTTTAGGCGAAGAACTGGGCTATATCGGTGTGGTTTTTGCATTGTTAATGGTATTCTGCGTCGCTTTTCGTGCTATGTCGATTGGCCGCCGTGCGCTGGAGCTGGATCAACGTTTTTCCGGCTTTTTGGCCTGCTCAATTGGCGTGTGGTTTAGCTTCCAGGCGTTGGTTAACGTCGGTGCGGCGGCAGGTATGTTGCCGACCAAAGGTCTGACGCTGCCATTGATAAGCTACGGCGGCTCGAGCCTGCTGATTATGTCGACGGCGATCGTGCTGTTACTGCGTATTGATTATGAAACGCGTCTGGCTAAAGCCCAGGCGTTTGTGAAGAGGTAA
- a CDS encoding Zn-ribbon-containing, possibly RNA-binding protein and truncated derivatives, whose product MRDSRPQLLDSLFDDANTEDKGPLHNVQQRAVALLKLNRAVKGVLPVQLHPWCRVANFRQGILVLETANASWMMRLRYEQPALLSALRAQILPSLSSIDIRINPALMAKGSNLVQNAAKTAGNTQEKVPMRHLSQESAEELRGLASRSPEKLRKILERLASLAGEGANATSRDK is encoded by the coding sequence ATGCGCGATAGCCGTCCACAATTATTAGATTCCCTGTTTGACGACGCTAACACAGAAGACAAAGGCCCGCTGCATAACGTCCAGCAACGCGCAGTGGCGCTGCTGAAGCTTAACCGTGCAGTGAAAGGCGTATTGCCGGTTCAACTGCATCCCTGGTGCCGCGTCGCAAATTTCCGACAGGGTATTTTAGTGCTAGAAACGGCAAATGCCAGCTGGATGATGCGTCTACGCTACGAACAACCGGCTTTACTATCTGCACTACGAGCGCAAATTCTACCATCATTGTCGTCGATCGACATCAGGATTAATCCGGCCTTGATGGCAAAAGGGAGCAACCTTGTGCAGAACGCCGCAAAAACGGCAGGAAATACGCAGGAGAAGGTGCCTATGCGTCATCTGAGCCAGGAAAGTGCTGAGGAATTAAGGGGATTGGCGAGCCGGAGCCCAGAAAAACTGCGCAAGATATTGGAACGACTGGCATCGCTGGCCGGAGAAGGTGCCAACGCTACCAGTCGTGATAAATAA
- the murG gene encoding UDP-N-acetylglucosamine--N-acetylmuramyl-(pentapeptide) pyrophosphoryl-undecaprenol N-acetylglucosamine transferase, translating into MSGKPKRLMVMAGGTGGHVFPGLAVAHHLMAQGWQVRWLGTADRMEADLVPKHGIEIDFIRISGLRGKGLKAQLSAPLRIWHAVRQAKAIMRNYQPDVVLGMGGYVSGPGGLAAWLCGIPVVLHEQNGIAGLTNRWLARIAKTVLQAFPGAFPNAEVVGNPVRTDVLALPLPAERLIGREGPIRVLVIGGSQGARVLNQTVPEVAARLGDKITLWHQVGKGALENVLRDYERVGQTQHKVAEFIDDMAAAYAWADVVVCRSGALTVSEIAAAGLPAIFVPFQHKDRQQYWNARPLEEAGAAKIIEQPQFNADVVAELLAGWDRPTLLAMAEKARAVAIPDATERVAAELVRVAK; encoded by the coding sequence ATGAGCGGGAAACCTAAGCGTTTAATGGTGATGGCAGGCGGTACCGGCGGACACGTGTTCCCGGGACTGGCGGTCGCACATCATCTGATGGCGCAGGGCTGGCAGGTGCGCTGGCTCGGAACCGCAGACCGAATGGAAGCCGATCTGGTGCCAAAGCACGGGATCGAGATTGACTTCATCCGTATTTCCGGCCTGCGCGGCAAAGGGCTGAAGGCCCAGTTGAGCGCACCGCTGCGTATCTGGCACGCGGTACGTCAGGCGAAGGCGATCATGCGCAACTACCAGCCGGACGTGGTGCTGGGCATGGGCGGTTATGTTTCCGGCCCTGGCGGTTTGGCGGCATGGTTGTGCGGTATCCCGGTGGTATTGCACGAGCAAAACGGTATTGCCGGGCTGACCAACCGTTGGCTGGCACGTATTGCCAAAACCGTGCTGCAGGCATTTCCTGGGGCGTTCCCGAACGCCGAGGTGGTGGGTAACCCGGTTCGTACCGACGTACTGGCGTTACCGCTACCGGCAGAACGTTTGATTGGCCGTGAAGGGCCGATCCGCGTGTTGGTGATTGGCGGAAGTCAGGGGGCACGGGTACTGAATCAGACAGTTCCTGAAGTCGCGGCGAGATTGGGCGATAAAATAACGCTCTGGCATCAGGTAGGTAAAGGTGCACTGGAAAACGTGTTGCGCGACTACGAGAGGGTAGGGCAGACGCAGCACAAGGTGGCCGAGTTTATTGATGACATGGCTGCCGCCTACGCCTGGGCTGATGTGGTGGTGTGCCGTTCCGGCGCGTTGACCGTCAGCGAGATTGCTGCCGCAGGCCTGCCCGCGATATTCGTGCCATTCCAGCACAAAGACCGTCAGCAATATTGGAATGCTCGTCCGCTGGAAGAAGCCGGCGCGGCGAAGATTATCGAGCAACCGCAGTTTAACGCCGATGTAGTGGCGGAACTGCTGGCCGGCTGGGATCGTCCAACGCTGTTGGCAATGGCTGAAAAGGCGCGCGCTGTCGCCATTCCGGATGCTACCGAACGTGTGGCGGCGGAGTTGGTGCGGGTCGCCAAATAA
- the ftsA gene encoding Cell division protein FtsA: MIKSTDRKLVVGLEIGTAKVSALVGEVLPDGMVNIIGVGSCPSRGMDKGGVNDLESVVKCVQRAIDQAELMADCQISSVYLALSGKHISCQNEIGMVPISEEEVTQEDVENVVHTAKSVRVRDEHRILHVIPQEYAIDYQEGIKNPVGLSGVRMQAKVHLITCHNDMAKNIVKAVERCGLKVDQLIFAGLAASYAVLTEDERELGVCVVDIGGGTMDMAVYTGGALRHTKVIPYAGNVVTSDIAYAFGTPPTDAEAIKVRHGCALGSIVSKDESVEVPSVGGRPPRSLQRQTLAEVIEPRYTELLNLVNDEILQLQEQLRQQGVKHHLAAGIVLTGGAAQIDGLAACAQRVFHTQVRIGQPLNITGLTDYAQEPYYSTAVGLLHYGKESHLSGEAEVEKRASVGNWFKRINSWLRKEF; encoded by the coding sequence ATGATCAAGTCGACGGACAGAAAACTGGTAGTTGGACTGGAGATCGGTACTGCAAAAGTCTCCGCATTGGTAGGGGAAGTTCTGCCCGATGGCATGGTCAACATTATCGGGGTGGGCAGTTGCCCGTCTCGCGGCATGGATAAGGGTGGCGTTAACGACCTGGAGTCGGTAGTGAAGTGCGTACAGCGCGCTATCGATCAGGCCGAACTGATGGCTGATTGTCAGATTTCTTCGGTTTACCTCGCATTATCGGGTAAACACATCAGCTGCCAGAACGAAATAGGGATGGTTCCTATTTCCGAAGAGGAAGTGACACAGGAAGATGTGGAGAACGTGGTGCATACCGCTAAATCGGTACGCGTCCGTGATGAACACCGCATCCTGCACGTCATCCCTCAGGAATACGCCATCGATTATCAGGAAGGCATCAAAAACCCGGTTGGGTTGTCCGGCGTGCGTATGCAAGCCAAGGTGCACCTGATCACCTGCCATAACGATATGGCAAAAAACATCGTCAAGGCAGTAGAACGTTGCGGTCTGAAAGTAGACCAACTTATTTTCGCCGGTCTGGCCGCCAGCTATGCGGTACTGACCGAAGATGAGCGTGAACTCGGCGTTTGTGTGGTGGATATCGGCGGCGGCACCATGGATATGGCGGTGTACACCGGCGGTGCGCTGCGCCACACCAAAGTGATCCCTTACGCCGGGAACGTGGTCACCAGCGATATCGCCTACGCCTTCGGCACACCGCCGACAGATGCGGAAGCGATCAAAGTTCGACACGGCTGTGCGCTTGGGTCGATTGTTAGCAAGGATGAAAGTGTAGAGGTGCCAAGCGTTGGGGGGCGTCCTCCTCGTAGTCTGCAAAGACAGACACTGGCTGAAGTTATCGAGCCACGCTACACCGAACTGTTGAATCTGGTTAACGATGAGATTTTGCAATTGCAGGAGCAACTGCGTCAGCAAGGGGTGAAGCATCATCTGGCAGCGGGTATTGTGCTGACCGGTGGCGCCGCCCAGATTGATGGCCTGGCAGCTTGTGCGCAACGGGTGTTCCATACCCAGGTACGCATCGGCCAACCCTTGAACATCACGGGTCTGACGGATTATGCGCAGGAGCCTTACTACTCTACGGCGGTAGGTCTGCTGCACTATGGAAAAGAGTCTCACCTGAGTGGTGAGGCAGAAGTAGAAAAACGCGCCTCGGTGGGCAATTGGTTTAAACGTATCAATAGCTGGCTGAGAAAAGAGTTTTAA
- the murC gene encoding UDP-N-acetylmuramate--L-alanine ligase, producing MNTQQLAKLRTIVPEMRRVRHIHFVGIGGAGMGGIAEVLANEGYQISGSDLAPNPVTQQLSALGATIYFHHRPENVLDASVVVVSTAISADNPELVAAREARIPVIRRAEMLAELMRFRHGIAVAGTHGKTTTTAMVSSIYAEAGLDPTFVNGGLVKAAGTHARLGSSRYLIAEADESDASFLHLQPMVAIVTNIEADHMETYQGDFENLKQTFINFLHNLPFYGRAVMCVDDPVVRELLPRVGRHITTYGFSDDADVRIESYRQVGPQGHFTLSRQDKPLMTVTLNAPGRHNALNAAAAVAVATEEGIDDADILRALAGFQGTGRRFDFLGEFPLEPVNGKSGSAMLVDDYGHHPTEVDATLKAARAGWPDKRLVMVFQPHRYTRTRDLYDDFANVLSQVDVLLMLDVYSAGETAIPGADSRSLCRTIRSRGKLDPILVSDADTVPETLAQLLQADDLVLVQGAGNVGKVARKLAELKLQPQKKEEEHHGR from the coding sequence ATGAATACACAACAACTGGCGAAACTACGTACTATCGTGCCCGAGATGCGACGCGTCCGGCACATTCACTTTGTCGGCATCGGTGGCGCCGGCATGGGTGGTATCGCCGAAGTGTTGGCTAACGAAGGTTATCAAATCAGCGGTTCTGACCTGGCACCGAACCCGGTAACCCAACAGTTGAGCGCGCTCGGGGCGACGATTTACTTCCATCACCGCCCGGAAAACGTACTGGATGCCAGCGTAGTGGTGGTTTCTACCGCCATTTCCGCCGACAACCCGGAGCTTGTCGCCGCCCGTGAGGCGCGTATCCCGGTGATCCGTCGCGCAGAGATGCTGGCCGAACTGATGCGCTTCCGCCACGGTATCGCCGTTGCCGGTACGCACGGCAAGACCACCACCACGGCGATGGTGTCGAGCATTTATGCCGAAGCCGGCCTGGACCCGACCTTTGTCAACGGCGGGCTGGTGAAAGCGGCGGGTACCCATGCGCGTTTGGGTTCCAGCCGTTACCTGATTGCGGAAGCGGATGAGAGCGATGCGTCGTTCCTGCATTTGCAGCCGATGGTGGCGATTGTCACCAATATCGAAGCCGACCATATGGAGACCTACCAGGGCGACTTCGAAAATCTGAAGCAGACGTTTATTAACTTTTTGCACAACCTGCCGTTCTACGGTCGTGCGGTGATGTGTGTTGATGACCCGGTGGTGCGCGAACTGCTGCCACGCGTGGGCCGCCATATCACCACCTACGGTTTCAGTGATGATGCCGACGTACGCATCGAGAGCTATCGCCAGGTTGGGCCGCAGGGCCACTTTACGCTGAGCCGTCAGGACAAACCGTTAATGACGGTCACCCTGAACGCACCGGGCCGTCACAACGCGTTAAACGCCGCGGCGGCAGTGGCAGTGGCAACAGAAGAAGGCATTGACGACGCAGATATCCTGCGTGCGCTGGCCGGCTTCCAGGGTACCGGTCGCCGCTTTGATTTCCTCGGCGAATTCCCGCTGGAGCCGGTCAACGGTAAAAGTGGCAGCGCGATGCTGGTCGACGACTATGGTCACCATCCGACCGAGGTTGACGCAACGCTGAAAGCCGCGCGTGCCGGTTGGCCGGACAAGCGTCTGGTGATGGTTTTCCAGCCGCACCGTTACACCCGTACGCGCGATCTGTATGACGACTTCGCCAACGTGCTGTCGCAGGTGGACGTGCTGCTGATGCTGGACGTGTATTCGGCGGGTGAAACGGCGATCCCAGGGGCGGACAGCCGCTCACTGTGCCGGACTATCCGCAGCCGCGGCAAGCTGGATCCGATTCTGGTTTCCGATGCGGACACCGTGCCGGAAACCCTGGCGCAGTTGCTGCAGGCCGATGATTTAGTGCTGGTGCAGGGCGCCGGCAACGTGGGCAAAGTTGCCCGTAAACTGGCTGAGCTGAAGCTGCAGCCACAGAAAAAAGAGGAGGAACACCATGGCCGATAA
- the ftsZ gene encoding Cell division protein FtsZ, whose translation MFEPMELTNDAVIKVIGVGGGGGNAVEHMVRERIEGVEFFAVNTDAQALRKTAVGQTIQIGSGITKGLGAGANPEVGRNSAEEDREALRAALDGADMVFIAAGMGGGTGTGAAPVVAEVAKDLGILTVAVVTKPFNFEGKKRMAFAEQGIAELSKHVDSLITIPNDKLLKVLGRGISLLDAFGAANDVLKGAVQGIAELITRPGLMNVDFADVRTVMSEMGYAMMGSGVACGEDRAEEAAEMAISSPLLEDIDLSGARGVLVNITAGFDLRLDEFETVGNTIRAFASDNATVVIGTSLDPEMNDELRVTVVATGIGMDKRPEITLVTNKQASQPVMDHRYQQHGMSPLPQEVKPAAKVVNDPTAQPNKEPDYLDIPAFLRKQAD comes from the coding sequence ATGTTTGAACCAATGGAACTAACCAATGACGCGGTGATTAAAGTCATCGGCGTCGGCGGTGGCGGTGGCAACGCCGTTGAGCACATGGTGCGCGAGCGCATCGAAGGTGTTGAATTCTTCGCCGTTAATACAGACGCTCAGGCGCTTCGTAAAACGGCAGTTGGCCAAACCATCCAGATCGGTAGCGGTATTACCAAAGGTCTGGGTGCAGGCGCGAACCCTGAAGTGGGTCGCAATTCAGCGGAAGAAGACCGTGAAGCCTTGCGTGCCGCACTCGATGGTGCAGACATGGTCTTCATTGCAGCCGGCATGGGCGGCGGTACCGGTACCGGTGCAGCGCCAGTCGTCGCAGAAGTTGCTAAAGATCTGGGTATTCTGACAGTGGCCGTGGTTACCAAGCCTTTCAATTTCGAAGGCAAGAAACGCATGGCGTTCGCTGAGCAGGGTATTGCAGAGTTGTCCAAACATGTGGACTCACTGATCACTATCCCGAACGACAAGCTGTTGAAAGTTCTGGGTCGCGGTATTTCTCTGCTGGACGCGTTCGGCGCGGCTAACGACGTGCTCAAAGGCGCGGTGCAGGGTATTGCCGAACTGATCACCCGTCCGGGCCTGATGAACGTCGACTTCGCCGACGTGCGCACCGTAATGTCCGAAATGGGCTACGCGATGATGGGTTCCGGCGTTGCCTGTGGTGAAGACCGTGCTGAAGAAGCAGCGGAAATGGCGATCTCCAGCCCACTGCTGGAAGACATCGACCTGTCCGGCGCTCGCGGCGTTCTGGTCAACATCACCGCCGGTTTCGACCTGCGTTTGGATGAGTTCGAAACCGTGGGTAACACCATTCGTGCTTTCGCTTCCGACAATGCGACCGTAGTTATCGGTACCTCGCTGGACCCGGAAATGAACGACGAACTGCGCGTGACCGTGGTTGCGACCGGTATCGGCATGGACAAACGTCCGGAAATCACTCTGGTGACCAACAAACAGGCCAGCCAGCCAGTGATGGACCATCGCTACCAGCAGCACGGCATGTCGCCGTTGCCGCAGGAAGTGAAACCTGCCGCCAAGGTAGTAAACGATCCGACTGCGCAGCCTAATAAAGAGCCCGACTATCTCGATATTCCTGCCTTCCTGCGCAAGCAGGCAGACTAA
- the secM gene encoding Secretion monitor precursor produces the protein MVAATLGVPTNLSGTPDQAALPSTSSSLNRQNSASGAFNSLALLQEAHRRPTFSVDYWHQHALRTVIRHLSFALAPQAVFARGQEREAEATEPPLQVAQLALLSTLNALLTHEQKPPTIIRDTHHAVLPAFAQHQTGLWLAQVQGIRAGPAALS, from the coding sequence ATGGTCGCGGCCACGCTTGGCGTACCTACAAATCTGTCCGGCACGCCCGATCAAGCCGCTCTGCCGAGCACCTCGTCCAGCCTGAACCGGCAAAATTCCGCCAGCGGTGCCTTTAATAGCCTGGCATTACTGCAGGAAGCGCATCGCCGCCCGACCTTCAGTGTCGATTATTGGCACCAGCATGCGCTTCGCACCGTCATTCGTCACCTTTCTTTTGCTCTTGCACCGCAGGCGGTTTTCGCGCGAGGGCAGGAAAGAGAAGCGGAAGCGACCGAACCCCCATTACAGGTAGCGCAACTGGCGCTGCTTTCTACTCTCAACGCGCTGCTGACGCATGAGCAGAAGCCGCCGACCATCATTCGTGATACCCACCATGCCGTGCTACCTGCCTTTGCGCAGCATCAGACAGGGTTATGGCTGGCACAGGTGCAGGGCATTCGCGCCGGACCCGCAGCCTTAAGCTGA
- the ftsQ gene encoding Cell division protein FtsQ, with product MSQAALNAREREVDNNPRRSNGTQLAGMVFLLMVLGTVLWSGWAVIGWMKDASRLPLSRLVVTGERHYTTNDDIRQAILALGSPGTFMTQDVDIIQQQIERLPWIKQASVRKQWPDELKIHLVEYVPVARWNDLHMVDAEGKSFSVPAERIGKQKLPLLYGPEGSEQDVLDGYRTMSNMLAASKYTLKMAAMSARHSWQLALDNDVRLELGRDDRTGRLQRFIELYPILQQQGQAESKRVSYVDLRYEAGASVGWAPVLIDPQAAGDQQNSNQQQNQAQAKQQ from the coding sequence ATGTCGCAAGCTGCCCTGAATGCGCGTGAACGCGAGGTGGATAACAACCCGCGCCGCAGCAATGGAACCCAGTTGGCGGGAATGGTTTTCCTGCTGATGGTATTGGGAACGGTCCTGTGGAGTGGCTGGGCGGTGATTGGCTGGATGAAAGACGCCAGCCGCCTGCCGCTGTCACGACTGGTGGTAACCGGTGAGCGCCACTACACCACCAACGACGATATTCGCCAGGCGATCCTGGCACTGGGATCGCCGGGTACTTTCATGACGCAGGATGTGGATATCATCCAGCAGCAGATTGAACGCCTGCCGTGGATCAAGCAGGCCAGCGTACGCAAGCAGTGGCCGGACGAACTGAAAATCCACCTGGTGGAATATGTCCCGGTGGCGCGCTGGAATGATTTGCACATGGTGGATGCCGAAGGCAAATCCTTCAGCGTGCCGGCAGAACGAATTGGCAAACAGAAGTTGCCGTTGCTTTATGGCCCGGAAGGGAGCGAACAGGATGTTCTGGACGGATATCGGACCATGAGCAACATGTTAGCGGCCAGCAAATATACGCTGAAAATGGCGGCCATGAGTGCTCGCCATTCCTGGCAGCTGGCTTTGGATAATGATGTTCGGCTGGAGCTGGGACGCGACGATCGCACCGGACGCCTGCAGCGCTTTATCGAGCTTTATCCGATATTGCAGCAGCAGGGGCAGGCAGAAAGCAAGCGAGTCAGCTACGTCGACTTACGCTATGAGGCCGGTGCATCGGTAGGTTGGGCCCCAGTGTTAATCGACCCGCAGGCAGCAGGCGATCAGCAAAACAGTAATCAGCAACAGAATCAGGCACAGGCAAAACAACAATGA